The following proteins come from a genomic window of Paucimonas lemoignei:
- the ypmQ_2 gene encoding twin-arginine translocation pathway signal, translating to MNELLTRRQVIGGLSLLSLGLIAGCDSSSALSFKYGKDLSNKILGRTFKLKDPQGNVKTLSSFRGYMPMVFFGFTQCPAVCPTALARAAQIKKLLGKDGDIFQVIFITVDPERDKPEMLDAYVKAFDPSFVALSGTLEETAQTAKEFGVFYEKIPTGDTYTMSHTATSYVFDTRGVLRLGLSHSLSAQQCAEDLLTVMEVC from the coding sequence ATGAATGAGCTACTGACACGTCGCCAGGTCATCGGCGGGCTCAGCCTGCTAAGCCTGGGCCTGATCGCGGGCTGCGATAGCTCCAGCGCCCTGTCGTTCAAATACGGCAAGGACCTGAGCAACAAGATTCTGGGCCGGACCTTCAAGCTCAAGGATCCACAAGGCAACGTTAAAACCCTGTCGAGCTTCCGCGGCTACATGCCCATGGTGTTCTTCGGGTTTACTCAATGCCCGGCCGTCTGCCCAACCGCCCTGGCCCGCGCCGCGCAAATCAAGAAGCTACTGGGTAAGGACGGCGACATCTTTCAGGTGATCTTCATTACCGTGGACCCGGAGCGCGACAAGCCGGAGATGCTCGACGCTTACGTCAAAGCCTTCGACCCGTCGTTCGTGGCGCTGTCCGGTACGCTGGAAGAAACCGCGCAAACCGCCAAGGAATTTGGCGTGTTCTACGAAAAGATCCCCACTGGCGACACCTACACCATGTCCCACACTGCGACCAGCTACGTTTTTGACACGCGGGGCGTCTTGCGCCTGGGCTTGTCGCACTCCCTTTCGGCCCAACAGTGCGCAGAAGACCTGCTCACCGTCATGGAAGTCTGCTGA
- the atpC gene encoding ATP synthase subunit epsilon yields the protein MAITVHCDIVSAEGEIFSGLVEMVIAHGNLGDIGIAPGHAPLITDLKPGPIRLIKQGGAAEVFYISGGFLEVQPNMVKVLADTVQRADDLDEASAQAAVKAAEKALNEKGADFDYGSATARLAEAAAQLRTVQQIRKKYGG from the coding sequence ATGGCTATAACAGTCCATTGCGATATCGTCAGCGCGGAAGGAGAGATTTTCTCCGGTCTGGTCGAGATGGTGATTGCGCACGGTAACCTGGGTGATATCGGTATCGCTCCAGGCCACGCGCCGCTGATCACTGATCTGAAACCAGGTCCGATCCGCTTGATCAAGCAGGGCGGAGCAGCCGAGGTGTTTTACATCTCCGGTGGTTTCCTCGAGGTTCAGCCGAACATGGTCAAGGTGCTTGCCGACACTGTGCAACGTGCTGATGACCTGGACGAAGCTTCTGCTCAGGCAGCCGTCAAGGCAGCCGAGAAGGCCCTGAACGAAAAAGGCGCGGATTTCGATTACGGATCTGCAACTGCTCGTCTGGCCGAGGCCGCAGCTCAGCTGCGTACCGTTCAGCAAATTCGCAAGAAGTACGGCGGTTAA
- the glcR_2 gene encoding regulatory protein, DeoR, whose amino-acid sequence MSKRNTPQRRHNILALLNEQGEVSVDELARRFETSEVTVRKDLAALESNGLLLRRYGGAITLPQELIGETAQPVSKYKQAIARAAVLRIREHARIIVDSGSTTAALIPELGKQPGLVVMTNSLHVASALSELEHEPVLLMTGGTWDPHSESFQGQVAEQVLRSYDFDQLFIGADGIDLVRGTTTFNELLGLSRVMAEVAREVVVMVEADKVGRKIPNLELPWSSIHTLITDDRLPFEAREQIQARGINLICAAVS is encoded by the coding sequence ATGTCGAAACGTAATACACCCCAAAGACGACACAACATTCTTGCTTTGCTCAATGAACAGGGCGAAGTCAGCGTGGATGAGCTCGCCAGGCGCTTCGAAACTTCAGAGGTTACGGTTCGCAAGGACCTGGCCGCGCTAGAAAGCAACGGCCTGCTGCTGCGTCGATACGGCGGTGCGATTACCTTGCCGCAGGAGCTGATCGGCGAGACTGCGCAGCCGGTTTCCAAGTACAAACAGGCCATCGCCCGCGCGGCAGTACTGCGTATTCGTGAGCATGCTCGGATCATCGTCGACAGCGGCAGCACAACGGCGGCGCTTATCCCTGAACTGGGCAAGCAGCCCGGGCTGGTGGTGATGACCAACTCGTTGCACGTGGCCAGCGCCCTGAGCGAGCTGGAACATGAGCCGGTGCTGCTGATGACCGGTGGCACCTGGGACCCGCATTCGGAATCGTTTCAAGGCCAGGTCGCCGAGCAGGTGCTGCGGTCCTACGATTTCGATCAGCTGTTCATCGGAGCTGATGGTATCGATCTGGTTCGTGGCACCACCACCTTCAACGAGCTGCTAGGGCTCAGCCGGGTCATGGCCGAAGTTGCCCGGGAGGTGGTGGTGATGGTCGAGGCCGACAAAGTTGGACGCAAGATCCCTAATCTGGAGCTGCCCTGGAGCAGCATCCATACCCTGATTACTGATGATCGCTTGCCCTTCGAGGCGCGTGAACAGATACAAGCCCGCGGCATAAACCTGATTTGCGCCGCTGTCAGCTAG
- a CDS encoding transporter: MNMHFAARPIKALLALSLLCAAAQVSAQTAITDAWVRATVPGQQSTGAFMTVTASTDSKLVSAQSPVAKTVQIHQSSMANDVMSMQEVASVDLPAGKPVTFDSNSYHVMLIDLQKQVKEGDQVPITLTVEDAKGAMQNIEVQATARALTVPDHGAMHDHSKMH, from the coding sequence ATGAACATGCATTTCGCTGCACGACCGATCAAAGCCCTGCTCGCGCTTTCCCTGCTGTGCGCTGCTGCTCAAGTCTCTGCGCAGACTGCGATCACTGACGCCTGGGTCAGGGCAACCGTGCCCGGCCAGCAGTCCACTGGCGCCTTCATGACCGTCACCGCCAGCACTGACAGCAAACTGGTCAGCGCTCAATCGCCGGTGGCTAAAACCGTTCAGATCCACCAGTCATCCATGGCCAACGATGTCATGAGCATGCAAGAGGTCGCGTCGGTTGACCTACCCGCAGGCAAACCGGTGACCTTCGACTCCAATAGCTACCACGTGATGCTGATCGACCTGCAGAAACAGGTTAAAGAAGGCGATCAAGTGCCGATCACCCTGACCGTTGAAGATGCAAAAGGCGCCATGCAGAACATTGAAGTGCAGGCCACTGCCCGCGCATTGACCGTACCGGATCACGGAGCGATGCACGATCACAGCAAGATGCATTGA
- the atpD gene encoding F0F1 ATP synthase subunit beta translates to MSSGRIVQIIGAVIDVEFPRDSVPSIYNALEVQSAAGTTLEVQQQLGDGVVRTIAMGSTEGLKRGLEVTDSGSAISVPVGKATLGRIMDVLGNPIDEAGPIDTEERWGIHRPAPSFAEQAGGNDLLETGIKVIDLVCPFAKGGKVGLFGGAGVGKTVNMMELIRNIAIEHSGYSVFAGVGERTREGNDFYHEMKDSNVLDKVALVYGQMNEPPGNRLRVALTGLTMAEKFRDEGNDVLLFVDNIYRYTLAGTEVSALLGRMPSAVGYQPTLAEEMGTLQERITSTKNGSITSIQAVYVPADDLTDPSPATTFAHLDATVVLSRDIASLGIYPAVDPLDSTSRQLDPNVIGQEHYDTARGVQYVLQRYKELKDIIAILGMDELSETDKQLVNRARKIQRFLSQPFFVAEVFTGASGKYVSLKDTIAGFKGILNGDYDHLPEQAFYMVGGIEEAIEKAKKL, encoded by the coding sequence ATGAGTAGCGGACGTATCGTTCAAATCATCGGCGCCGTGATCGACGTGGAATTCCCACGCGATAGCGTACCGAGCATCTACAACGCGCTGGAAGTTCAAAGCGCGGCAGGGACCACCCTGGAAGTTCAGCAGCAGCTGGGCGACGGCGTGGTTCGTACCATTGCGATGGGCTCCACCGAGGGCTTGAAGCGTGGTCTGGAAGTTACAGACTCCGGTTCCGCCATCTCCGTACCAGTCGGTAAAGCGACCCTGGGCCGGATCATGGACGTCCTGGGCAACCCGATCGACGAAGCTGGCCCGATTGACACCGAAGAACGCTGGGGCATTCACCGTCCTGCGCCGTCCTTCGCTGAGCAAGCTGGCGGCAACGACCTGCTCGAAACCGGCATCAAGGTTATCGACCTGGTCTGCCCGTTCGCCAAAGGCGGTAAAGTCGGTCTGTTCGGTGGTGCCGGTGTAGGCAAAACCGTAAACATGATGGAACTGATCCGTAACATCGCCATCGAGCACAGCGGTTATTCCGTGTTCGCCGGTGTGGGCGAGCGTACCCGTGAGGGTAACGACTTCTACCACGAGATGAAGGACTCCAACGTTCTGGACAAAGTGGCACTGGTTTACGGTCAGATGAACGAGCCGCCGGGTAACCGTCTGCGCGTGGCACTGACTGGCCTGACCATGGCCGAGAAGTTCCGTGACGAAGGTAACGACGTTCTGTTGTTCGTCGACAACATCTACCGTTACACACTGGCCGGTACTGAAGTATCCGCACTGCTGGGCCGTATGCCTTCGGCAGTAGGTTATCAGCCGACCCTGGCTGAAGAGATGGGTACTCTGCAAGAGCGCATCACTTCGACCAAAAACGGTTCGATCACTTCGATCCAAGCGGTATACGTACCTGCGGATGACTTGACTGACCCGTCGCCAGCGACCACGTTTGCTCACTTGGATGCAACCGTCGTACTGTCCCGTGACATTGCTTCCCTGGGTATCTACCCAGCGGTAGATCCACTGGATTCGACTTCGCGCCAGCTGGACCCGAACGTAATCGGCCAGGAACACTACGACACCGCTCGCGGCGTACAGTACGTGTTGCAACGTTACAAAGAACTGAAGGACATCATTGCGATCCTGGGTATGGACGAGCTGTCGGAGACCGACAAACAGTTGGTTAACCGTGCTCGTAAGATCCAGCGCTTCCTGTCGCAACCGTTCTTCGTGGCTGAAGTCTTCACTGGTGCATCGGGTAAATACGTTTCCCTGAAAGACACCATTGCTGGCTTCAAAGGCATCCTCAACGGTGACTACGACCACCTGCCAGAACAAGCGTTCTACATGGTCGGCGGCATCGAAGAAGCGATCGAGAAAGCCAAGAAACTGTAA
- the ureR_3 gene encoding AraC family transcriptional regulator, protein MQQIPLQDLTAFLALVEQTGSNTDIGLLAYEKAHPGNLGVLGYAIMSSSTVREALRYIVDFHSLIGAGFCMFLDEQPDAIKMVGFAEDLRDAALPRLFIDAVASITLGLLHWLVGDKKIVPIAAEFTYSQPADTRELEKLFGPTLKFASEVNSLTFRHEDGELPIATGDSLLQGIHNDYLTMQQRQLVDDRMSVWTKSTLLQHLYQRLPLTIDEVASTMKLTSHQLIQSLESEGHSFKKLLDHVKAQKSQLLLTGTDLSLKQISYRLGFKNQSAFNKACERWFGMSPGRYRSCKRAPASHVAG, encoded by the coding sequence ATGCAGCAAATCCCCTTGCAAGACTTGACCGCTTTCCTGGCGCTGGTCGAGCAGACGGGTAGTAATACTGACATCGGCTTGCTCGCTTATGAGAAGGCGCATCCTGGAAACCTCGGCGTTTTGGGCTACGCCATCATGTCCAGCTCAACAGTCAGGGAGGCCCTGAGATACATCGTGGATTTCCACTCGCTGATTGGTGCCGGGTTCTGCATGTTTCTCGACGAGCAGCCTGACGCAATCAAGATGGTCGGCTTCGCTGAAGACTTGAGGGACGCCGCACTTCCCCGATTGTTTATAGATGCGGTTGCTTCTATCACGCTGGGGCTGTTGCACTGGTTAGTCGGTGACAAAAAGATAGTGCCGATTGCCGCCGAGTTCACCTATAGCCAACCCGCCGATACGCGCGAGCTGGAAAAGCTTTTTGGGCCTACCCTGAAGTTTGCATCAGAAGTTAATTCGCTGACGTTCCGTCACGAGGACGGGGAGTTGCCTATCGCCACCGGTGACTCCCTGCTCCAGGGCATACACAATGATTATCTGACGATGCAACAGCGCCAGTTAGTGGATGATCGCATGAGCGTCTGGACAAAAAGCACCCTTCTCCAACACCTTTATCAAAGGCTACCACTGACCATTGATGAAGTGGCCAGCACCATGAAGCTGACGTCGCACCAATTGATCCAATCGCTGGAGTCTGAAGGTCATAGCTTTAAAAAGTTGCTGGACCATGTAAAAGCTCAAAAGAGCCAGTTGTTATTAACCGGCACCGATCTGTCACTCAAGCAAATCAGTTACCGGTTGGGATTTAAAAATCAAAGTGCGTTCAATAAGGCGTGTGAGCGCTGGTTCGGTATGTCCCCGGGTCGTTACCGAAGTTGCAAAAGGGCACCGGCATCTCATGTCGCAGGCTGA
- the glmU_2 gene encoding UDP-N-acetylglucosamine pyrophosphorylase produces the protein MSLDIVILAAGQGTRMRSALPKVLHPVAGDSMLGHVIHSARKLSPKGIHVVIGHGADVVRERLAADDLNFVMQDKQLGTGHAVAQALPELSAENVLILYGDVPLIEVETLERLLKNVTADQLALLTVNLDDPTGYGRIVRDEQNRVCAIVEHKDATDAEKAITEGNTGILAVPGKRLADWLGRLSNNNAQGEYYLTDVIAMAVNDGLVVATEQPHDAMEVQGANDRKQLAELERHYQQREARRLMALGVTLRDPARFDVRGDVTVGRDVLIDINVILEGRVVIEDDVVIGPNCVIKDSTLRKGVVIKANSHLDGAIMGEGSDAGPFARLRPGSVLEARAHVGNFVELKNAHLGEGVKAGHLTYLGDTVIGARTNIGAGTITVNYDGANKHKTLIGEDVFIGSNNSLIAPVTIGDGSNTAAGSTITQDVDKSQLAVGRARQRNIDGWKRPVKVKKE, from the coding sequence ATGTCCCTCGATATCGTTATTCTCGCGGCCGGCCAAGGCACTCGCATGCGCTCGGCACTTCCCAAAGTCCTGCATCCTGTCGCTGGTGATTCGATGCTTGGTCATGTTATCCACAGCGCTCGCAAGCTCTCACCCAAGGGCATCCACGTGGTGATCGGCCATGGCGCGGATGTCGTCCGCGAGCGTCTGGCGGCGGATGATCTGAATTTCGTGATGCAAGACAAGCAGCTGGGTACAGGCCACGCCGTGGCTCAAGCGCTGCCGGAACTGAGCGCTGAGAATGTGCTGATCCTCTACGGCGATGTGCCCCTTATCGAAGTGGAAACCCTCGAACGCCTGCTCAAGAACGTCACGGCGGACCAGCTCGCGCTACTGACGGTCAATCTCGACGACCCGACCGGCTATGGCCGCATCGTGCGCGATGAGCAGAACCGTGTCTGCGCCATCGTTGAACACAAGGATGCAACCGACGCCGAGAAAGCGATCACCGAAGGTAATACCGGCATCCTGGCGGTACCGGGCAAGCGTCTGGCTGATTGGCTAGGGCGTCTGTCGAACAACAACGCCCAAGGCGAGTACTACCTCACCGACGTGATCGCCATGGCCGTCAACGATGGTCTGGTGGTGGCCACCGAGCAGCCCCACGACGCCATGGAAGTGCAGGGCGCCAATGATCGCAAGCAACTCGCCGAGCTGGAGCGCCACTATCAGCAGCGCGAAGCTCGCCGATTGATGGCGCTAGGTGTGACGCTGCGCGATCCGGCACGTTTCGATGTGCGTGGGGACGTGACTGTCGGCCGCGATGTACTGATCGACATCAACGTCATCCTGGAAGGCCGTGTGGTCATCGAAGACGACGTGGTGATTGGCCCCAACTGCGTCATCAAGGACAGCACATTGCGCAAAGGCGTGGTGATCAAGGCTAATAGTCATCTGGATGGCGCGATCATGGGCGAGGGTAGCGACGCCGGCCCGTTCGCCCGCTTGCGTCCTGGCAGCGTGCTGGAAGCCAGAGCCCATGTGGGTAACTTTGTAGAGTTGAAAAACGCCCATCTGGGTGAGGGCGTGAAGGCAGGCCATCTCACGTACTTGGGTGACACTGTGATCGGCGCTCGCACCAACATTGGCGCCGGGACTATCACGGTCAACTACGACGGCGCCAACAAACACAAAACGCTGATTGGCGAAGATGTGTTCATCGGCTCTAACAACTCGCTGATCGCACCCGTCACCATTGGCGATGGTTCCAACACGGCGGCGGGTTCGACCATCACTCAGGATGTGGATAAGTCCCAGCTTGCCGTGGGCCGTGCTCGCCAGCGCAACATCGACGGCTGGAAGCGGCCGGTGAAGGTCAAGAAGGAGTAA
- a CDS encoding AraC family transcriptional regulator, giving the protein MKELGEPETDLQSEVPMSLQLVYDLIRLAVERSSNPDIGLDAYHHLNLGTLGAPGFPLVTSPTLGIALERFAKYFPLIITGTQILIEQRPAHVKIIGLDQEIPGCPAPRAFTDSCAALQLAFIHFLAPETRPMPLTVEFPYPRPLNTERLEEVFGSHLVFAAPNLVLTFARDVLDLRLSTANPALDTMHCEYADGQLLERVDGLQKAKVYRLVYEALTQGKLLTLEDVVGTLSRSRRGLQNALKEEGTHFSAIQDDGRRELARNLLIHSPRSLKYISAQLGFREPSSFHKACVRWFNQTPGQFRNKN; this is encoded by the coding sequence ATGAAAGAGCTTGGCGAGCCGGAAACTGACCTGCAAAGCGAAGTTCCGATGAGTCTGCAACTGGTGTATGACCTTATCCGCCTGGCCGTTGAACGCTCTTCAAATCCGGATATCGGGCTGGACGCTTACCATCATCTCAACCTCGGAACGTTAGGCGCTCCCGGATTTCCGTTAGTCACCAGCCCGACCCTTGGCATTGCATTGGAGCGCTTTGCCAAATACTTTCCGCTGATCATTACAGGGACTCAGATACTGATCGAGCAGCGCCCGGCACACGTCAAAATTATTGGACTGGATCAGGAAATACCCGGCTGCCCGGCACCTCGAGCATTCACCGATTCTTGCGCAGCGTTGCAACTTGCCTTTATCCATTTCCTCGCGCCCGAAACCAGGCCTATGCCTTTAACGGTGGAGTTTCCTTATCCCAGACCATTGAATACCGAGCGGCTGGAGGAAGTATTTGGTTCACACCTGGTATTTGCGGCGCCCAATCTTGTTTTGACTTTTGCCAGAGACGTACTCGACCTAAGACTGTCCACGGCAAATCCGGCATTGGATACGATGCACTGCGAATATGCGGACGGGCAACTCCTTGAGCGGGTCGATGGTTTGCAAAAAGCGAAAGTTTACCGGTTGGTTTACGAGGCCCTGACGCAAGGTAAGTTGCTAACCCTGGAAGACGTTGTCGGTACCTTGAGTAGAAGCAGACGCGGCTTACAAAACGCGCTCAAAGAGGAAGGCACTCATTTTTCTGCCATACAGGATGACGGTCGCCGGGAATTGGCTCGCAATCTCCTTATTCATTCACCACGAAGCCTTAAATATATATCGGCTCAGCTGGGCTTTCGCGAGCCCAGCAGTTTTCACAAAGCCTGCGTTCGCTGGTTCAATCAAACCCCAGGGCAATTTCGAAACAAGAACTGA
- a CDS encoding NIPSNAP family containing protein: MITCHVKYVIDPYQIAAFERYSRQWIGIVTRLGGQHHGYFLPAEGANNVAYCLFSFASLADYEQYRQKAAHDPESVGLVEEATESRFITSYERSFLRPVLG, translated from the coding sequence ATGATTACCTGCCACGTCAAATACGTCATCGACCCTTACCAGATTGCTGCCTTTGAACGCTATTCGCGCCAATGGATCGGGATAGTGACGCGTCTGGGCGGCCAACATCACGGTTATTTTCTGCCCGCTGAGGGCGCCAATAACGTTGCTTATTGTCTATTCAGCTTTGCTAGCCTTGCTGACTACGAACAATATCGGCAAAAGGCCGCGCATGATCCTGAGTCTGTGGGCCTGGTGGAGGAAGCGACTGAGTCAAGGTTTATCACAAGCTACGAAAGAAGCTTCCTTCGTCCTGTGCTTGGGTGA
- the atpG gene encoding F0F1 ATP synthase subunit gamma — MAGAKEIRSKIASIKSTQKITSAMEKVAVSKMRKAQMRMAASRPYAERIRQVIGHLANANPEYRHPFMIEREVKRVGYVVVSSDRGLCGGLNTNLFKALVKDMAVNRENGVEIDLCVVGSKGAAFFRNFGGNVVAAISHLGEEPSINDLIGSVKVMLDAYLDGRIDRLSVVSNKFINTMTQQPTVEQLIPLVATPDQKLKHHWDYLYEPDAKELLDGLMVRYVESQVYQAVVENNAAEQAARMIAMKNATDNAGDLISDLQLIYNKARQAAITQEISEIVGGAAAV; from the coding sequence ATGGCAGGCGCAAAAGAGATTCGCAGCAAGATTGCGAGCATCAAAAGCACGCAAAAGATCACCAGCGCCATGGAAAAAGTGGCGGTCAGCAAAATGCGCAAGGCTCAAATGCGCATGGCTGCTAGCCGTCCTTACGCGGAGCGCATCCGCCAGGTGATTGGTCATCTGGCCAACGCCAACCCGGAATACCGCCACCCGTTCATGATCGAGCGCGAAGTAAAGCGTGTCGGTTATGTCGTAGTGAGCAGTGACCGTGGTCTGTGCGGTGGCTTGAATACCAACCTGTTCAAGGCTCTGGTCAAGGACATGGCGGTAAACCGTGAAAACGGCGTAGAGATCGATCTGTGCGTGGTTGGCAGCAAAGGTGCGGCATTCTTCCGCAACTTCGGCGGTAACGTCGTCGCTGCGATCAGCCACTTGGGCGAAGAGCCGTCGATCAATGATTTGATCGGCAGCGTCAAGGTGATGCTGGATGCCTACCTGGATGGCCGTATTGATCGCCTGTCCGTGGTATCCAACAAGTTCATCAACACCATGACGCAACAGCCAACGGTGGAACAGTTGATTCCGCTGGTGGCAACCCCGGATCAGAAACTCAAGCACCACTGGGACTACCTCTACGAACCCGATGCCAAAGAGCTGCTGGACGGCTTGATGGTTCGCTACGTTGAGTCGCAGGTGTACCAGGCGGTGGTCGAGAACAACGCAGCTGAACAAGCAGCGCGGATGATCGCGATGAAGAACGCCACAGACAACGCCGGTGATTTGATCAGCGATTTGCAGCTGATCTACAACAAGGCGCGTCAGGCAGCGATCACCCAAGAGATCTCGGAAATCGTCGGCGGCGCTGCCGCGGTTTAA
- the glmS gene encoding glucosamine--fructose-6-phosphate aminotransferase gives MCGIVGAVAERNITAILLEGLKRLEYRGYDSAGVALFSNAGVLERRRRSGKVSELEQALAGEPLLGRLGIAHTRWATHGAPCERNAHPHFSGDELAVVHNGIIENHEALRERLKGLGYVFSSDTDTEVIVHLLHHKLKDTPDLTVALKAAVKELHGAYGLAVISAKQPDRLLAARSGSPLVIGLGLGENFLASDQLALRQVTDRFMYLEEGDIAEIRRESVQIWSVDGLPVEREVVQHREGAEAADKGEFRHFMLKEIHEQPKVVQRTLEGRLGQEQVLVQAFGPQAAELFAKVRNVQIVACGTSYHAGMVARYWLEGLAGIPCQVEVASEFRYRKVVVQPDTLFVSISQSGETADTLAALRNAKELGFLASLAICNVSISSLVRESDLTLLTQAGPEIGVASTKAFTTQLVGLLLLTLSLGQVKGTLGEGVEAELVEELRRLPTRLGEALAMDGTIEKVAELFAEKNHTLFLGRGAQFPVAMEGALKLKEISYIHAEAYPAGELKHGPLALVDSDMPVVTVAPNNELLEKLKSNLQEVRARGGELIVFADEQAGMSNGEGTHVIAMPHIIDALAPILYTLPLQLLSYYVAVLKGTDVDQPRNLAKSVTVE, from the coding sequence ATGTGTGGAATCGTCGGCGCCGTTGCTGAACGCAACATTACCGCCATCTTGCTCGAAGGCCTCAAACGCCTGGAATACCGTGGCTACGACAGCGCAGGCGTCGCGCTTTTCAGCAACGCAGGCGTGCTTGAACGCCGTCGCCGTTCCGGCAAGGTCAGCGAGCTTGAGCAGGCCCTGGCAGGCGAACCCTTGCTGGGCCGTCTGGGCATCGCCCACACCCGCTGGGCGACCCACGGCGCGCCTTGTGAGCGTAACGCTCACCCGCATTTCTCCGGTGACGAGCTGGCGGTGGTTCACAACGGCATCATCGAAAACCACGAAGCCCTGCGCGAGCGCCTCAAAGGCCTGGGCTATGTGTTCTCGTCCGACACCGACACCGAGGTGATCGTCCACCTGCTGCACCACAAACTCAAAGACACCCCGGACCTGACTGTTGCCCTCAAGGCCGCCGTCAAAGAGCTGCACGGTGCCTATGGCCTGGCGGTGATCAGCGCCAAACAGCCCGATCGCCTTCTTGCCGCCCGCAGTGGCAGTCCGCTGGTGATCGGCCTTGGCCTGGGCGAAAACTTCCTCGCTTCCGACCAACTGGCGCTGCGTCAGGTCACTGACCGCTTCATGTACCTGGAAGAGGGCGACATCGCCGAGATCCGCCGCGAAAGCGTGCAGATCTGGTCGGTTGATGGCCTGCCGGTCGAGCGCGAAGTCGTGCAACACCGTGAAGGTGCAGAGGCCGCCGACAAAGGCGAATTCCGCCACTTCATGCTCAAGGAAATCCACGAGCAACCCAAAGTCGTGCAGCGCACCCTAGAAGGCCGTCTGGGTCAGGAGCAGGTGCTGGTTCAGGCGTTTGGCCCACAAGCCGCCGAGCTGTTCGCCAAAGTGCGCAACGTGCAGATCGTTGCCTGCGGCACCAGCTATCACGCAGGTATGGTCGCCCGTTACTGGCTCGAAGGTCTGGCCGGGATTCCATGCCAGGTCGAAGTGGCCAGCGAGTTCCGCTACCGCAAGGTGGTGGTGCAGCCGGACACCCTGTTCGTGTCGATTTCCCAGTCTGGCGAAACGGCAGACACCCTGGCGGCGCTGCGCAACGCCAAAGAACTGGGCTTCCTCGCCAGCCTGGCGATCTGCAACGTCAGCATCAGCTCACTGGTGCGCGAATCCGACCTGACCTTACTGACCCAGGCCGGTCCTGAAATCGGCGTCGCTTCGACCAAAGCCTTTACCACTCAGTTGGTGGGCTTGCTGCTGCTGACGCTGTCTCTGGGGCAGGTCAAAGGCACATTGGGCGAAGGCGTCGAGGCCGAGCTGGTCGAAGAGCTGCGCCGCCTGCCAACCCGTCTGGGTGAAGCATTGGCAATGGACGGCACCATCGAGAAGGTGGCCGAACTGTTTGCCGAGAAGAACCACACGCTGTTCCTGGGCCGTGGTGCTCAATTCCCGGTGGCGATGGAAGGTGCGCTCAAGCTCAAGGAAATCTCCTACATCCACGCCGAGGCCTACCCGGCTGGCGAACTCAAGCATGGCCCGCTGGCGCTGGTCGACAGCGACATGCCGGTGGTCACCGTGGCGCCGAACAACGAGCTGTTGGAAAAACTCAAATCCAACCTGCAGGAAGTCCGCGCCCGTGGCGGTGAGTTGATCGTGTTTGCTGACGAACAGGCAGGCATGAGCAACGGTGAAGGCACCCACGTCATCGCCATGCCGCACATCATCGATGCGCTGGCGCCGATCCTCTACACCCTCCCGTTGCAGCTGCTGTCGTACTACGTTGCGGTATTGAAAGGCACGGACGTGGATCAGCCGCGTAACTTGGCGAAGTCGGTGACTGTGGAATAA